A genome region from Rhodopseudomonas boonkerdii includes the following:
- a CDS encoding vWA domain-containing protein, which produces MPIDHLNPPTGQMADNVIGFARALRKAGLPVGPGGAIDALDALQLVDIGKRADVFTTMEAIFVKRHEHALIFRQAFDLFFRAEEDWKQMLDSVPLPDDARRKPPPASRRVQEAMTQPSRGEEREAPQEQEVRLSVSDREILQKKDFAQMSAAEIAEVTRAIADMRLPQAELRTRRTRPDRRGARLDLRRTLRASLRTGGDIVDIRRLGLIDKPAPIVALLDISGSMSEYTRLFLHFLHAITDARKRVSVFLFGTRLTNVTRALRARDPDEALASCSASVQDWAGGTRISASLHNFNKLWGRRVLGQGAIVLLISDGLEREADSQLAFEMDRLHRSCRRLIWLNPLLRFDGFEPKAQGIKMMLPHVDEFRPVHNLTSIDGLIKALSAPISGHHRLLIRPAV; this is translated from the coding sequence ATGCCCATCGATCATCTCAATCCGCCGACCGGGCAGATGGCCGACAATGTCATCGGTTTCGCTCGCGCGCTGCGCAAAGCGGGGCTGCCGGTCGGGCCCGGTGGGGCGATCGATGCGCTCGACGCGCTGCAACTGGTCGATATCGGAAAACGTGCCGACGTCTTCACGACGATGGAGGCCATTTTTGTCAAACGCCACGAACATGCGCTGATCTTCCGACAGGCGTTCGATCTGTTCTTTCGCGCCGAGGAAGACTGGAAGCAGATGCTGGATTCGGTGCCGCTGCCGGATGACGCGAGGCGCAAGCCGCCCCCGGCCTCGCGCCGTGTGCAGGAGGCGATGACCCAGCCGTCCCGCGGCGAGGAGCGTGAGGCGCCGCAGGAGCAGGAGGTCAGGCTCTCGGTTTCCGACCGCGAAATCTTGCAGAAGAAGGATTTTGCACAGATGAGCGCGGCGGAGATTGCTGAGGTCACCCGCGCCATCGCCGATATGCGACTGCCGCAGGCGGAACTGCGCACGCGCCGCACACGGCCGGATCGCCGCGGCGCGCGGCTCGATCTGCGCCGCACCTTGCGCGCCTCGCTGCGCACCGGCGGCGATATCGTCGATATCCGCCGCCTCGGCCTGATCGACAAGCCGGCGCCCATCGTGGCGTTGCTCGATATCTCGGGCTCGATGAGCGAATATACCCGCCTGTTCCTGCATTTTCTCCACGCCATCACCGACGCGCGCAAGCGTGTCTCGGTGTTCCTGTTCGGCACGCGGCTGACCAATGTCACCCGTGCCCTGCGGGCGCGCGATCCCGACGAAGCGCTGGCGAGTTGTTCGGCATCGGTGCAGGATTGGGCTGGCGGGACCCGCATCTCGGCTTCGTTGCACAATTTCAACAAGCTGTGGGGCCGCCGAGTACTCGGACAGGGCGCCATCGTGCTCCTGATTTCTGATGGACTCGAACGCGAGGCGGATTCGCAGCTCGCTTTCGAGATGGACCGCCTGCATCGCTCCTGTCGCCGGCTGATCTGGCTGAACCCGCTACTGCGCTTCGATGGTTTCGAGCCGAAGGCTCAGGGAATCAAAATGATGCTGCCCCACGTTGACGAATTCCGCCCGGTACATAATTTGACGTCTATCGATGGGCTCATTAAAGCCCTGTCCGCGCCGATATCCGGCCATCACCGCCTGCTGATCCGTCCCGCTGTGTAA
- a CDS encoding XdhC family protein: protein MLNREEDILQAAEAWQKAGHGVALATVVETWGSAPRPAGSNLVINDDGTFLGSVSGGCVEGAVVTEALDVIESGQPKLLEFGVADETAWNVGLSCGGTIRVFVEKVG, encoded by the coding sequence ATGCTCAATCGCGAAGAAGACATCCTGCAGGCCGCCGAAGCCTGGCAAAAGGCTGGCCACGGCGTTGCGCTGGCTACGGTGGTGGAGACCTGGGGGTCGGCCCCGCGTCCGGCCGGCTCCAATCTGGTCATCAATGACGATGGCACATTTCTTGGCTCAGTCTCCGGCGGCTGCGTCGAAGGCGCCGTGGTCACCGAGGCCCTGGATGTGATCGAAAGCGGCCAGCCGAAATTGCTGGAATTTGGCGTGGCTGACGAAACCGCGTGGAATGTCGGTTTGTCCTGTGGCGGCACCATCCGCGTCTTTGTCGAAAAGGTAGGCTGA